The Mustela erminea isolate mMusErm1 chromosome 18, mMusErm1.Pri, whole genome shotgun sequence genome has a window encoding:
- the CNTROB gene encoding centrobin isoform X7: MAPSISLRWKVFGVNYRACSRTPGMQPIVSDPVTPGPGSERREEDSFDSDSTATLLNTRPLQDLSPSSSAQALEELFPRYASLRPGPPVNPPDFQGLKDALDSEHTRRKHCERHIQSLQTRVLELQQQLVVAVTADRKKDVMIEQLDKTLARVVEGWNRHEAERAEVLRGLQEERQAAELTRSKQQETVTHLEQSLSEAMEALTREQESARLQQRERETLEEERQALTLSLELEQQRSRALQEERDEARAGQLSEHRQLETLRLALEEERQAWAQQERQLQERCGALQEEARVQLEKEKGNAQREAQAAREAQQQLALVQSEVRRLEGELDTARRERDALQLEMSLVQARYESQRLQLESELAVRLEQQVTERLAQAQESSLRQAASLREQHRKQLRDLSAQHQQELSSQLAQFKGEAAEREERQRQVLQDYELRLAREQARVRDLQSGRQQLEEQRAELVERLQAMLQAHWEEANQLLSAPTLPANPPVPTTSPSSPGPQEPEKGERRLWPLPPVAVALKPALQQSREAGEEALGGPPPVLCGSSTDLGLLLGPSFQSQHSFQPLEPKLTSSSAGTFHPDHRPERPFPEEDPGSDGDSFLKQGLPPPSQLEGLKHFLQQLLDTVPQNSEAPSVDLLPPKSGPLAVPSWEDAPRVPHLPPPVHKTKVPLAMASSLFRAHELPSSQSQSSGPSGSSPDTGGDGLAPAGQLMDVSQLLRLYQARGWGALPAEDLLLYLKRQEHGRTDSRGDNIPRRNTDSRLGEIPRKEVLPRRLAPAPKTEKPVRRKGGHPAPSSARSRGGIWR; the protein is encoded by the exons atGGCTCCAAGCATATCTTTGAGATGGAAAGTGTTCGGGGTCAACTACAGAGCATGCTCCAGAACTCCCGGGATGCAGCCTATCGTGA GCGATCCCGTCACTCCGGGTCCTGGCTCAGAGAGACGAGAAGAGGACTCCTTTGACAGTGACAGCACAGCTACCTTGCTTAA CACCCGGCCCCTGCAAGACTTGTCTCCGTCTAGCTCAGCCCAAGCCCTGGAGGAGTTGTTTCCCCGCTATGCCAGTCTTCGCCCAGGGCCCCCCGTCAATCCCCCGGATTTCCAAGGCCTGAAAGATGCTCTGGATTCCGAGCACACCCGTCGCAAG CATTGTGAGCGCCATATTCAGAGCCTCCAGACCCGGGTGCTGGAGCTCCAACAGCAGTTAGTTGTGGCTGTGACTGCAGACCGCAAGAAGGATGTCATGATCGAGCAGCTGGACAAG ACCCTGGCCCGAGTGGTGGAGGGCTGGAACCGTCATGAGGCTGAGCGGGCAGAGGTGCTGCGGGGGCTCCAGGAGGAACGGCAGGCCGCTGAGCTCACCAGGAGCAAGCAGCAGGAG ACAGTGACCCACCTGGAGCAGAGCCTTTCCGAGGCCATGGAGGCCCTGACTCGTGAGCAGGAAAGTGCAAGACTGCAGCAACGGGAAAGAGAGACACTG GAGGAGGAGCGGCAGGCGCTGACCCTGAGCTTGGAGCTGGAGCAGCAGCGGAGCCGGGCCCTGCAGGAGGAGCGGGATGAGGCTCGGGCGGGGCAGCTGAGTGAGCACCGGCAGCTGGAGACGCTGAGGCTGGCCCTGGAGGAGGAGCGACAGGCCTGGGCCCAGCAGGAGCGCCAGCTGCAGGAGCGCTGTGGAGCCCTGCAGGAGGAGGCGCGAGTGCAGCTGGAAAAGGAGAAG GGGAACGCACAGAGGGAGGCGCAGGCGGCACGGGAGGCCCAGCAGCAGCTCGCACTGGTGCAGTCAGAGGTGCGGCGGCTAGAGGGTGAACTGGACACGGCCCGGAGAGAGCGGGACGCCTTGCAGCTGGAGATGAGCTTGGTGCAG GCGCGCTACGAGAGCCAGCGGCTGCAGCTGGAGTCTGAGCTGGCCGTGCGGCTGGAGCAGCAGGTGACCGAGCGGCTGGCGCAAGCCCAGGAGAGCAGCCTCCGGCAGGCCGCCTCCCTGCGGGAGCAACACAG GAAGCAGCTGCGGGACCTGAGCGCACAGCACCAGCAGGAACTGTCCTCTCAGCTGGCCCAGTTCAAGGGGGAGGCGGCGGAGCGGGAGGAGCGTCAGCGGCAGGTGCTGCAGGACTACGAGCTCAG GCTGGCCCGGGAGCAGGCCCGGGTGCGTGACCTGCAGAGCGGCCGCCAGCAGCTGGAGGAGCAGCGGGCCGAGCTGGTGGAGAGGCTCCAGGCCATGCTGCAGGCCCACTGGGAGGAGGCAAACCAGCTGCTCAGTGCCCCCACGCTGCCTGCAAACCCCCCG GTCCCCACCACCAGCCCCTCCAGCCCTGGACCTCAGGAGCCGGAGAAGGGGGAGCGGAGGCTGTGGCCTCTGCCTCCTGTGGCCGTGGCCCTGAAGCCCGCGCTGCAGCAGAGCCGGGAAGCCGGGGAGGAGGCGCTCGGAGGGCCGCCGCCTGTCCTCTGCGGCTCCTCCACAGACCTCGGCCTCCTGCTGGGCCCCTCCTTCCAGAGCCAGCACTCTTTCCAGCCCCTGGAGCCAAAACTCACCTCATCCTCGG CTGGGACCTTCCACCCTGACCACAGGCCGGAGCGGCCGTTCCCTGAGGAAGATCCTGGGTCTGATGGCGACAGCTTCCTCAAGCAGGGGCTGCCGCCCCCCTCCCAGCTCGAGGGCCTCAAGCATTTTTTGCAGCAG CTGCTGGACACGGTCCCCCAGAACAGTGAGGCCCCCTCTGTGGATCTGTTACCCCCGAAGTCTG GTCCGCTGGCTGTCCCGTCCTGGGAGGATGCCCCTCGcgtgccccacctcccaccccccgttcATAAAACCAAAGTGCCCCTGGCCATGGCGTCCAGTCTTTTCCGGGCACACGAGCTTCCCTCAAGCCAGTCCCAGAGCAGCGGTCCCAGCGGCAGCTCCCCGGACACTG GTGGAGACGGGCTGGCTCCCGCGGGGCAGCTCATGGATGTGTCTCAGCTCTTGCGACTGTACCAGGCTCGGGGCTGGGGGGCGCTGCCGGCAGAGGACCTGCTGCTCTACCTGAAGAGGCAGGAACACGGCAG GACCGACAGCCGAGGGGATAACATCCCCAGAAGAAACACAGACTCCCGTTTGGGTGAGATCCCCCGGAAAGAG GTGCTCCCTCGCCGCCTTGCTCCAGCCCCTAAGACCGAAAAACCAGTTCGCAGGAAAGGTGgccaccctgcccccagcagcGCAAGGAGTCGGGGGGGCATCTGGAGATGA
- the CNTROB gene encoding centrobin isoform X5: MLDGLAQELSRSLSVGLENNLKKKVREDGSKHIFEMESVRGQLQSMLQNSRDAAYRDPVTPGPGSERREEDSFDSDSTATLLNTRPLQDLSPSSSAQALEELFPRYASLRPGPPVNPPDFQGLKDALDSEHTRRKHCERHIQSLQTRVLELQQQLVVAVTADRKKDVMIEQLDKTLARVVEGWNRHEAERAEVLRGLQEERQAAELTRSKQQETVTHLEQSLSEAMEALTREQESARLQQRERETLEEERQALTLSLELEQQRSRALQEERDEARAGQLSEHRQLETLRLALEEERQAWAQQERQLQERCGALQEEARVQLEKEKGNAQREAQAAREAQQQLALVQSEVRRLEGELDTARRERDALQLEMSLVQARYESQRLQLESELAVRLEQQVTERLAQAQESSLRQAASLREQHRKQLRDLSAQHQQELSSQLAQFKGEAAEREERQRQVLQDYELRLAREQARVRDLQSGRQQLEEQRAELVERLQAMLQAHWEEANQLLSAPTLPANPPVPTTSPSSPGPQEPEKGERRLWPLPPVAVALKPALQQSREAGEEALGGPPPVLCGSSTDLGLLLGPSFQSQHSFQPLEPKLTSSSAGTFHPDHRPERPFPEEDPGSDGDSFLKQGLPPPSQLEGLKHFLQQLLDTVPQNSEAPSVDLLPPKSGPLAVPSWEDAPRVPHLPPPVHKTKVPLAMASSLFRAHELPSSQSQSSGPSGSSPDTGGDGLAPAGQLMDVSQLLRLYQARGWGALPAEDLLLYLKRQEHGRTDSRGDNIPRRNTDSRLGEIPRKEVLPRRLAPAPKTEKPVRRKGGHPAPSSARSRGGIWR, translated from the exons ATGTTAGATGGCTTGGCCCAGGAGCTGAGTCGCAGCTTGTCGGTTGGCTTGGAGAACAACTTGAAGAAAAAGGTGAGAGAG gatGGCTCCAAGCATATCTTTGAGATGGAAAGTGTTCGGGGTCAACTACAGAGCATGCTCCAGAACTCCCGGGATGCAGCCTATC GCGATCCCGTCACTCCGGGTCCTGGCTCAGAGAGACGAGAAGAGGACTCCTTTGACAGTGACAGCACAGCTACCTTGCTTAA CACCCGGCCCCTGCAAGACTTGTCTCCGTCTAGCTCAGCCCAAGCCCTGGAGGAGTTGTTTCCCCGCTATGCCAGTCTTCGCCCAGGGCCCCCCGTCAATCCCCCGGATTTCCAAGGCCTGAAAGATGCTCTGGATTCCGAGCACACCCGTCGCAAG CATTGTGAGCGCCATATTCAGAGCCTCCAGACCCGGGTGCTGGAGCTCCAACAGCAGTTAGTTGTGGCTGTGACTGCAGACCGCAAGAAGGATGTCATGATCGAGCAGCTGGACAAG ACCCTGGCCCGAGTGGTGGAGGGCTGGAACCGTCATGAGGCTGAGCGGGCAGAGGTGCTGCGGGGGCTCCAGGAGGAACGGCAGGCCGCTGAGCTCACCAGGAGCAAGCAGCAGGAG ACAGTGACCCACCTGGAGCAGAGCCTTTCCGAGGCCATGGAGGCCCTGACTCGTGAGCAGGAAAGTGCAAGACTGCAGCAACGGGAAAGAGAGACACTG GAGGAGGAGCGGCAGGCGCTGACCCTGAGCTTGGAGCTGGAGCAGCAGCGGAGCCGGGCCCTGCAGGAGGAGCGGGATGAGGCTCGGGCGGGGCAGCTGAGTGAGCACCGGCAGCTGGAGACGCTGAGGCTGGCCCTGGAGGAGGAGCGACAGGCCTGGGCCCAGCAGGAGCGCCAGCTGCAGGAGCGCTGTGGAGCCCTGCAGGAGGAGGCGCGAGTGCAGCTGGAAAAGGAGAAG GGGAACGCACAGAGGGAGGCGCAGGCGGCACGGGAGGCCCAGCAGCAGCTCGCACTGGTGCAGTCAGAGGTGCGGCGGCTAGAGGGTGAACTGGACACGGCCCGGAGAGAGCGGGACGCCTTGCAGCTGGAGATGAGCTTGGTGCAG GCGCGCTACGAGAGCCAGCGGCTGCAGCTGGAGTCTGAGCTGGCCGTGCGGCTGGAGCAGCAGGTGACCGAGCGGCTGGCGCAAGCCCAGGAGAGCAGCCTCCGGCAGGCCGCCTCCCTGCGGGAGCAACACAG GAAGCAGCTGCGGGACCTGAGCGCACAGCACCAGCAGGAACTGTCCTCTCAGCTGGCCCAGTTCAAGGGGGAGGCGGCGGAGCGGGAGGAGCGTCAGCGGCAGGTGCTGCAGGACTACGAGCTCAG GCTGGCCCGGGAGCAGGCCCGGGTGCGTGACCTGCAGAGCGGCCGCCAGCAGCTGGAGGAGCAGCGGGCCGAGCTGGTGGAGAGGCTCCAGGCCATGCTGCAGGCCCACTGGGAGGAGGCAAACCAGCTGCTCAGTGCCCCCACGCTGCCTGCAAACCCCCCG GTCCCCACCACCAGCCCCTCCAGCCCTGGACCTCAGGAGCCGGAGAAGGGGGAGCGGAGGCTGTGGCCTCTGCCTCCTGTGGCCGTGGCCCTGAAGCCCGCGCTGCAGCAGAGCCGGGAAGCCGGGGAGGAGGCGCTCGGAGGGCCGCCGCCTGTCCTCTGCGGCTCCTCCACAGACCTCGGCCTCCTGCTGGGCCCCTCCTTCCAGAGCCAGCACTCTTTCCAGCCCCTGGAGCCAAAACTCACCTCATCCTCGG CTGGGACCTTCCACCCTGACCACAGGCCGGAGCGGCCGTTCCCTGAGGAAGATCCTGGGTCTGATGGCGACAGCTTCCTCAAGCAGGGGCTGCCGCCCCCCTCCCAGCTCGAGGGCCTCAAGCATTTTTTGCAGCAG CTGCTGGACACGGTCCCCCAGAACAGTGAGGCCCCCTCTGTGGATCTGTTACCCCCGAAGTCTG GTCCGCTGGCTGTCCCGTCCTGGGAGGATGCCCCTCGcgtgccccacctcccaccccccgttcATAAAACCAAAGTGCCCCTGGCCATGGCGTCCAGTCTTTTCCGGGCACACGAGCTTCCCTCAAGCCAGTCCCAGAGCAGCGGTCCCAGCGGCAGCTCCCCGGACACTG GTGGAGACGGGCTGGCTCCCGCGGGGCAGCTCATGGATGTGTCTCAGCTCTTGCGACTGTACCAGGCTCGGGGCTGGGGGGCGCTGCCGGCAGAGGACCTGCTGCTCTACCTGAAGAGGCAGGAACACGGCAG GACCGACAGCCGAGGGGATAACATCCCCAGAAGAAACACAGACTCCCGTTTGGGTGAGATCCCCCGGAAAGAG GTGCTCCCTCGCCGCCTTGCTCCAGCCCCTAAGACCGAAAAACCAGTTCGCAGGAAAGGTGgccaccctgcccccagcagcGCAAGGAGTCGGGGGGGCATCTGGAGATGA
- the CNTROB gene encoding centrobin isoform X1, translating into MATSATSPGSPLRAEDLLSDSSEAPGLNQVSSEVTSQLYASLHLSRQAEATARAQLYLPTTSPPPHEMLDGLAQELSRSLSVGLENNLKKKVREDGSKHIFEMESVRGQLQSMLQNSRDAAYRDPVTPGPGSERREEDSFDSDSTATLLNTRPLQDLSPSSSAQALEELFPRYASLRPGPPVNPPDFQGLKDALDSEHTRRKHCERHIQSLQTRVLELQQQLVVAVTADRKKDVMIEQLDKTLARVVEGWNRHEAERAEVLRGLQEERQAAELTRSKQQETVTHLEQSLSEAMEALTREQESARLQQRERETLEEERQALTLSLELEQQRSRALQEERDEARAGQLSEHRQLETLRLALEEERQAWAQQERQLQERCGALQEEARVQLEKEKGNAQREAQAAREAQQQLALVQSEVRRLEGELDTARRERDALQLEMSLVQARYESQRLQLESELAVRLEQQVTERLAQAQESSLRQAASLREQHRKQLRDLSAQHQQELSSQLAQFKGEAAEREERQRQVLQDYELRLAREQARVRDLQSGRQQLEEQRAELVERLQAMLQAHWEEANQLLSAPTLPANPPVPTTSPSSPGPQEPEKGERRLWPLPPVAVALKPALQQSREAGEEALGGPPPVLCGSSTDLGLLLGPSFQSQHSFQPLEPKLTSSSAGTFHPDHRPERPFPEEDPGSDGDSFLKQGLPPPSQLEGLKHFLQQLLDTVPQNSEAPSVDLLPPKSGPLAVPSWEDAPRVPHLPPPVHKTKVPLAMASSLFRAHELPSSQSQSSGPSGSSPDTGGDGLAPAGQLMDVSQLLRLYQARGWGALPAEDLLLYLKRQEHGRTDSRGDNIPRRNTDSRLGEIPRKEVLPRRLAPAPKTEKPVRRKGGHPAPSSARSRGGIWR; encoded by the exons ATGGCGACATCAGCTACCAGCCCCGGCTCACCTCTCCGGGCTGAGGATCTCCTGAGTGATTCATCAGAAGCCCCTGGGTTGAACCAAGTGTCCTCTGAGGTGACCTCCCAGCTCTATGCTTCTTTGCACCTTAGTCGCCAGGCGGAGGCCACCGCCCGAGCCCAGCTGtatctccccaccacctccccacctcctcatGAGATGTTAGATGGCTTGGCCCAGGAGCTGAGTCGCAGCTTGTCGGTTGGCTTGGAGAACAACTTGAAGAAAAAGGTGAGAGAG gatGGCTCCAAGCATATCTTTGAGATGGAAAGTGTTCGGGGTCAACTACAGAGCATGCTCCAGAACTCCCGGGATGCAGCCTATC GCGATCCCGTCACTCCGGGTCCTGGCTCAGAGAGACGAGAAGAGGACTCCTTTGACAGTGACAGCACAGCTACCTTGCTTAA CACCCGGCCCCTGCAAGACTTGTCTCCGTCTAGCTCAGCCCAAGCCCTGGAGGAGTTGTTTCCCCGCTATGCCAGTCTTCGCCCAGGGCCCCCCGTCAATCCCCCGGATTTCCAAGGCCTGAAAGATGCTCTGGATTCCGAGCACACCCGTCGCAAG CATTGTGAGCGCCATATTCAGAGCCTCCAGACCCGGGTGCTGGAGCTCCAACAGCAGTTAGTTGTGGCTGTGACTGCAGACCGCAAGAAGGATGTCATGATCGAGCAGCTGGACAAG ACCCTGGCCCGAGTGGTGGAGGGCTGGAACCGTCATGAGGCTGAGCGGGCAGAGGTGCTGCGGGGGCTCCAGGAGGAACGGCAGGCCGCTGAGCTCACCAGGAGCAAGCAGCAGGAG ACAGTGACCCACCTGGAGCAGAGCCTTTCCGAGGCCATGGAGGCCCTGACTCGTGAGCAGGAAAGTGCAAGACTGCAGCAACGGGAAAGAGAGACACTG GAGGAGGAGCGGCAGGCGCTGACCCTGAGCTTGGAGCTGGAGCAGCAGCGGAGCCGGGCCCTGCAGGAGGAGCGGGATGAGGCTCGGGCGGGGCAGCTGAGTGAGCACCGGCAGCTGGAGACGCTGAGGCTGGCCCTGGAGGAGGAGCGACAGGCCTGGGCCCAGCAGGAGCGCCAGCTGCAGGAGCGCTGTGGAGCCCTGCAGGAGGAGGCGCGAGTGCAGCTGGAAAAGGAGAAG GGGAACGCACAGAGGGAGGCGCAGGCGGCACGGGAGGCCCAGCAGCAGCTCGCACTGGTGCAGTCAGAGGTGCGGCGGCTAGAGGGTGAACTGGACACGGCCCGGAGAGAGCGGGACGCCTTGCAGCTGGAGATGAGCTTGGTGCAG GCGCGCTACGAGAGCCAGCGGCTGCAGCTGGAGTCTGAGCTGGCCGTGCGGCTGGAGCAGCAGGTGACCGAGCGGCTGGCGCAAGCCCAGGAGAGCAGCCTCCGGCAGGCCGCCTCCCTGCGGGAGCAACACAG GAAGCAGCTGCGGGACCTGAGCGCACAGCACCAGCAGGAACTGTCCTCTCAGCTGGCCCAGTTCAAGGGGGAGGCGGCGGAGCGGGAGGAGCGTCAGCGGCAGGTGCTGCAGGACTACGAGCTCAG GCTGGCCCGGGAGCAGGCCCGGGTGCGTGACCTGCAGAGCGGCCGCCAGCAGCTGGAGGAGCAGCGGGCCGAGCTGGTGGAGAGGCTCCAGGCCATGCTGCAGGCCCACTGGGAGGAGGCAAACCAGCTGCTCAGTGCCCCCACGCTGCCTGCAAACCCCCCG GTCCCCACCACCAGCCCCTCCAGCCCTGGACCTCAGGAGCCGGAGAAGGGGGAGCGGAGGCTGTGGCCTCTGCCTCCTGTGGCCGTGGCCCTGAAGCCCGCGCTGCAGCAGAGCCGGGAAGCCGGGGAGGAGGCGCTCGGAGGGCCGCCGCCTGTCCTCTGCGGCTCCTCCACAGACCTCGGCCTCCTGCTGGGCCCCTCCTTCCAGAGCCAGCACTCTTTCCAGCCCCTGGAGCCAAAACTCACCTCATCCTCGG CTGGGACCTTCCACCCTGACCACAGGCCGGAGCGGCCGTTCCCTGAGGAAGATCCTGGGTCTGATGGCGACAGCTTCCTCAAGCAGGGGCTGCCGCCCCCCTCCCAGCTCGAGGGCCTCAAGCATTTTTTGCAGCAG CTGCTGGACACGGTCCCCCAGAACAGTGAGGCCCCCTCTGTGGATCTGTTACCCCCGAAGTCTG GTCCGCTGGCTGTCCCGTCCTGGGAGGATGCCCCTCGcgtgccccacctcccaccccccgttcATAAAACCAAAGTGCCCCTGGCCATGGCGTCCAGTCTTTTCCGGGCACACGAGCTTCCCTCAAGCCAGTCCCAGAGCAGCGGTCCCAGCGGCAGCTCCCCGGACACTG GTGGAGACGGGCTGGCTCCCGCGGGGCAGCTCATGGATGTGTCTCAGCTCTTGCGACTGTACCAGGCTCGGGGCTGGGGGGCGCTGCCGGCAGAGGACCTGCTGCTCTACCTGAAGAGGCAGGAACACGGCAG GACCGACAGCCGAGGGGATAACATCCCCAGAAGAAACACAGACTCCCGTTTGGGTGAGATCCCCCGGAAAGAG GTGCTCCCTCGCCGCCTTGCTCCAGCCCCTAAGACCGAAAAACCAGTTCGCAGGAAAGGTGgccaccctgcccccagcagcGCAAGGAGTCGGGGGGGCATCTGGAGATGA